In Limnobaculum parvum, one DNA window encodes the following:
- a CDS encoding helix-turn-helix domain-containing protein, translated as MATSTTRILQAMNTKDEQFFKALGSRIAQARKEKQLTQTQLAEKLGIAQQTMAHYEGAKLKVSVSLLPLLAEILNLSIDELLGLPSTHQTAKRGPASRLEQQIDVIAQLPRAKQKLVSEILDNVIGKTE; from the coding sequence ATGGCAACGTCAACAACCAGAATTTTACAAGCCATGAATACAAAAGATGAGCAGTTCTTTAAAGCTCTTGGCTCACGAATAGCCCAAGCCCGTAAAGAAAAGCAGTTAACACAAACACAATTAGCTGAAAAACTGGGTATTGCACAGCAGACAATGGCGCATTACGAAGGGGCAAAACTGAAAGTTTCAGTCTCACTGCTGCCTTTGTTGGCAGAGATACTCAATCTGTCCATTGATGAATTATTGGGGCTACCCAGTACACACCAGACAGCTAAAAGAGGGCCAGCTTCACGGCTGGAACAACAGATAGATGTTATTGCCCAATTACCCAGAGCAAAACAAAAATTGGTGTCAGAGATTTTAGATAACGTAATTGGCAAAACAGAGTAG
- a CDS encoding EndoU domain-containing protein yields the protein MMKSCLSGGGSQASCQQQVQKEAIQRSNANLEELGQAMASNDAAKAEALFDGRANTEEYAYLKAMGVDPDLVNTLDGTSAVAAEWIGTCMGMSWGECASAKGHEQIGSGLGWLGLGGAEKITVKPGEVGTKAGTSSTRGTTEPSYNWKAGEGEFSIKANGKVTDVDYHISKYDANSFLYDKPLPKIDYVDILSSETKMHTLYGDKPGSGGHLFPGQPGKTFFPNNWPPERVVSNVGDIVTSPSTQWFAQSGAGGIYTNAGKAARWVAWEVRDGVRVRVVYEPANGKIVTAFPDDKPIPPALKPIK from the coding sequence ATGATGAAATCCTGTCTGTCCGGTGGCGGTAGTCAGGCATCTTGTCAGCAGCAGGTTCAGAAAGAGGCCATTCAGCGGTCTAATGCCAATCTGGAAGAGTTAGGCCAAGCGATGGCTTCAAATGATGCTGCTAAGGCTGAAGCATTATTTGATGGAAGAGCCAACACAGAAGAATACGCTTATCTGAAAGCGATGGGGGTTGATCCGGATCTGGTAAATACACTAGATGGAACCAGTGCTGTTGCAGCAGAATGGATAGGTACCTGCATGGGTATGAGCTGGGGCGAGTGTGCCAGTGCCAAAGGCCATGAGCAGATTGGTTCTGGTCTGGGTTGGCTGGGGCTGGGTGGTGCAGAGAAGATAACGGTTAAACCGGGTGAGGTGGGAACCAAAGCTGGAACATCATCGACAAGAGGAACGACAGAACCTTCTTATAACTGGAAAGCTGGTGAGGGTGAATTTAGTATAAAAGCAAATGGGAAAGTTACTGATGTTGACTATCATATTAGTAAATATGATGCTAATTCGTTCCTTTATGATAAACCATTACCTAAAATAGATTATGTTGATATTCTCTCTTCGGAAACCAAAATGCATACGCTTTATGGCGATAAGCCAGGTAGTGGTGGGCATTTATTTCCAGGACAACCAGGAAAGACCTTTTTCCCTAATAACTGGCCCCCTGAAAGAGTTGTTAGTAATGTAGGTGATATAGTTACTTCCCCTAGCACCCAATGGTTTGCTCAATCGGGAGCAGGGGGTATATATACTAATGCTGGTAAAGCAGCAAGATGGGTTGCTTGGGAGGTTAGGGATGGGGTACGTGTTCGAGTGGTATATGAGCCAGCGAATGGTAAAATCGTAACGGCATTCCCAGATGATAAACCAATTCCACCTGCGTTAAAGCCAATTAAGTAA
- a CDS encoding SymE family type I addiction module toxin produces the protein MAKRNHKAIHRISQAERYIRVNRNGVSLQGRWLAEAGFTHGMPLKVRVMPDCIVLTVQNTRELWSCLEGLSIQPFDANAALNWLNGYPGGLMVTEVAQ, from the coding sequence ATGGCTAAACGCAATCATAAAGCAATACACCGGATTTCCCAAGCTGAACGCTATATCCGGGTCAATCGCAACGGGGTTTCACTACAGGGCCGCTGGCTGGCTGAGGCGGGGTTTACTCACGGTATGCCGCTAAAAGTACGGGTGATGCCCGACTGTATTGTGCTCACCGTTCAGAACACCCGTGAACTGTGGAGTTGTCTGGAGGGCTTAAGCATTCAGCCGTTTGATGCTAACGCCGCTCTCAACTGGCTGAACGGTTATCCCGGTGGATTGATGGTGACGGAGGTGGCGCAATGA
- a CDS encoding MafI family immunity protein, with amino-acid sequence MDISKQINLLGNGLKNRLDPTLIDFALEYIEFSEVVLAFETLCDHIADYDVVISKDEYSQIIKIANELGLEIDDRYTYINPEK; translated from the coding sequence ATGGATATAAGTAAGCAAATTAATTTATTAGGTAACGGATTAAAAAATCGACTGGATCCTACGCTTATTGACTTTGCGCTTGAATATATCGAATTCTCAGAAGTTGTATTAGCATTTGAGACGTTATGTGACCATATTGCTGATTATGATGTTGTGATTAGTAAAGATGAATATAGCCAGATAATTAAAATAGCAAATGAACTTGGCTTAGAAATAGATGATAGGTATACGTATATCAATCCCGAAAAATGA
- a CDS encoding CHC2 zinc finger domain-containing protein, whose protein sequence is MPRIPEHEINELKQSLSLLSVAESQGHKFKKRGQDSYTCLCPFHQEKTPSLVVTPSKNLFHCFGCGASGSALDWLMKTEHLTFLNGLVRLRELGKSAGLLSQPVLSEQEASTVSRTKLIDLNDDGQALLNQVVDFYHQKLLESPEAQEWLIRRGLNHPELISHFRLGYAGLQGVTEVLPSRLSHKGKAQRDRLVELGVLRQLTRHDHFKAAVVIPVVGWSESANVAHRGRVLQLYGRKTQADYKETKGNPRHLYLSSPLAGVWNEAAMQASTDIILCEALIDAMTFWCAGFRNVIAAYGCNGFTADHLVALQHHGVKRVFIAYDRDEAGDKGAESVAAELLEVGIEAWRVRFSLGMDANEFAVKSGAPEKALGLVLQQAAWMGHSTGPMAVLQTTPNNDERQEEKPSSLAAPASPATQSVEEIIPCEQTATGELLLRCGPRVWRVRGWQKNTVAEVMKVSIQVRDETSGVFHVDTLDMYSSRHRQGYINTAAEELECEPSVIKRECGRVLLMLEQKQDEQREAQQAREVVAITMSAEDEAAALELLKSPDLAERVVNDLASCGVVGESSNLLTGYLAATSRKLDKPLAVLIQSSSAAGKSSLMDAVLGLMPEEERIQYSAMTGQSLYYLGETSLQHKILAIAEEEGVRQAAYALKLLQSDGELKIASTGKNEQSGELVTREYKVQGPVMLMLTTTAIDVDEELLNRCLVLTVNESREQTQAIHALQRHNQTLEGLLAESEKGWLTKLHQNAQRLLRPLKVVNPFAHQLTFLSDKTRTRRDHMKYLTLIQSIALLHQYQRKVKRVEHRGQWLDYIEVEKSDIELANKLAHEVLGRTLDEMPPQTRRLLVLLKGWVGETAVHQALKAEEVRFSRRDVRAALGWGDTQLKIHLARLLEMEYLLLYRRGLTYEYTLLWDGEDNNGTHLCGLLDTGNDNRSGCEPDRSNVGGTQSASGRHVVGGQSESEKGASGQAAQGLKGKAVGSGKKRIIKEKKGMSQSVEPAINQKVTGRKSRSGSESDRSVSDEAQSVQGRGVVGGQSEGDKGASGQMAQGVEAKVVGSEQNTVIRKKKKSASSAVVNDREVTHG, encoded by the coding sequence ATGCCCCGCATCCCCGAACACGAAATCAATGAACTGAAACAGTCATTAAGCCTGCTATCAGTGGCCGAGTCACAGGGGCATAAGTTCAAAAAGCGCGGTCAGGATAGCTACACCTGCCTGTGTCCGTTCCATCAGGAGAAAACCCCTTCGTTAGTGGTTACCCCGTCCAAAAACCTGTTTCACTGCTTCGGCTGTGGGGCGTCGGGTTCGGCGCTGGACTGGCTAATGAAAACCGAACACCTGACCTTCCTGAATGGTCTGGTGCGGCTGCGAGAGCTGGGAAAATCGGCCGGGCTGCTTAGCCAGCCAGTACTATCAGAACAAGAGGCTAGCACCGTGTCCCGGACAAAACTTATCGACCTGAATGATGACGGGCAGGCGCTGCTGAATCAGGTAGTCGACTTCTATCACCAAAAATTACTGGAATCGCCGGAGGCACAGGAATGGTTAATCCGTCGTGGCCTCAATCATCCTGAACTGATAAGCCACTTCCGCTTAGGCTATGCCGGGTTGCAGGGTGTGACAGAGGTATTACCCTCCCGGTTAAGCCATAAAGGAAAAGCTCAGCGTGACCGTCTGGTTGAACTCGGCGTTCTGCGTCAGCTTACGCGCCATGACCACTTCAAGGCTGCGGTGGTGATACCGGTGGTGGGCTGGTCTGAGTCGGCCAACGTGGCGCACCGTGGGCGGGTGTTACAGCTCTACGGTCGTAAAACACAGGCTGACTATAAAGAAACCAAAGGCAATCCAAGGCACCTTTACTTATCTTCTCCGCTGGCCGGAGTGTGGAATGAAGCGGCGATGCAGGCCAGCACTGACATTATCCTGTGTGAAGCACTTATCGATGCCATGACGTTCTGGTGTGCCGGCTTCAGAAATGTCATTGCGGCCTATGGCTGTAACGGCTTTACGGCTGACCATCTGGTGGCGTTGCAGCATCACGGGGTGAAGCGAGTGTTCATTGCCTACGACCGTGATGAGGCCGGAGATAAAGGGGCTGAATCGGTGGCGGCTGAACTGCTGGAAGTGGGAATAGAGGCGTGGCGGGTACGGTTCTCGCTGGGGATGGATGCCAACGAGTTCGCGGTTAAAAGCGGTGCGCCTGAAAAGGCTCTGGGTCTGGTGCTGCAACAGGCTGCATGGATGGGGCACAGTACCGGGCCGATGGCGGTGTTACAAACCACGCCGAATAATGATGAACGACAGGAAGAAAAACCTTCTTCTTTAGCCGCCCCGGCCTCACCGGCTACTCAGTCCGTTGAGGAAATTATACCCTGCGAACAAACGGCAACAGGTGAGTTGTTGCTACGCTGTGGCCCTCGCGTGTGGCGGGTGCGGGGCTGGCAGAAAAATACCGTTGCGGAAGTGATGAAGGTCAGCATACAGGTGCGTGACGAAACCAGTGGCGTGTTCCACGTTGATACTCTGGATATGTACAGCTCACGCCACCGGCAGGGGTATATCAATACGGCAGCGGAAGAGCTGGAATGCGAACCTTCGGTTATCAAACGCGAATGTGGCCGGGTGTTGTTGATGCTGGAACAAAAGCAGGACGAACAGCGGGAGGCACAGCAGGCGCGTGAGGTGGTTGCGATAACCATGTCGGCAGAGGATGAAGCGGCGGCGCTTGAACTGCTGAAATCCCCTGACCTGGCTGAGCGGGTGGTGAATGACCTGGCTTCGTGCGGTGTGGTGGGAGAGAGCAGCAATCTGCTGACCGGTTATCTGGCGGCGACTTCACGCAAGTTAGATAAGCCATTGGCCGTACTGATACAAAGCAGTTCGGCAGCCGGTAAAAGTAGTCTGATGGATGCGGTTCTCGGCCTGATGCCGGAAGAAGAGCGTATCCAGTACTCGGCCATGACCGGTCAGAGCCTTTACTATCTGGGTGAAACCAGCCTTCAGCACAAGATACTGGCGATAGCGGAGGAAGAGGGTGTTCGGCAGGCTGCTTATGCGCTGAAGCTGCTACAGTCAGACGGTGAGCTGAAGATAGCCTCAACTGGCAAGAATGAGCAAAGCGGCGAACTGGTGACGCGGGAGTACAAGGTGCAGGGGCCGGTCATGCTAATGCTTACCACCACGGCCATCGACGTGGACGAAGAACTGTTAAACCGCTGTCTTGTGCTGACGGTGAACGAGAGCCGGGAACAAACTCAGGCTATCCACGCGCTTCAGCGTCATAACCAAACCCTTGAAGGGCTGCTGGCTGAAAGTGAAAAAGGCTGGCTGACTAAACTGCATCAAAACGCCCAACGGCTACTACGACCGCTGAAGGTGGTCAATCCGTTCGCCCATCAACTGACCTTCCTGTCAGACAAAACCCGCACCCGCAGAGACCATATGAAGTATCTGACACTGATACAAAGCATCGCGTTGCTGCATCAGTACCAGCGGAAAGTTAAGCGGGTGGAGCATCGTGGTCAGTGGCTGGACTACATCGAGGTGGAAAAAAGCGATATCGAACTGGCTAATAAGCTGGCCCATGAAGTGCTGGGGCGAACGCTGGACGAAATGCCGCCGCAAACCCGCCGGTTACTGGTGCTGTTAAAGGGCTGGGTAGGAGAAACGGCAGTACATCAGGCGCTGAAGGCCGAAGAGGTTCGCTTCAGCCGCCGTGATGTACGGGCCGCGTTAGGCTGGGGCGATACGCAACTCAAGATACATCTGGCCCGGCTGCTGGAAATGGAATATCTGCTGCTGTACCGGCGCGGACTGACCTATGAATACACACTGTTATGGGATGGGGAAGATAACAACGGCACCCATCTGTGTGGGTTGCTGGATACGGGGAATGATAACCGGTCGGGGTGTGAGCCTGACCGGTCGAATGTTGGTGGAACTCAGTCGGCCTCCGGTCGGCATGTGGTCGGTGGTCAGTCGGAGAGTGAAAAAGGGGCTTCAGGTCAGGCAGCGCAAGGCCTAAAGGGCAAAGCGGTCGGGTCTGGCAAAAAAAGAATAATAAAGGAGAAAAAAGGAATGTCTCAGTCAGTAGAGCCAGCTATCAATCAAAAGGTGACGGGCAGGAAGAGCCGGTCGGGGTCTGAGTCTGACCGGTCGGTTAGTGATGAGGCTCAGTCGGTTCAAGGTCGGGGTGTGGTCGGCGGTCAGTCGGAGGGTGATAAAGGGGCATCGGGCCAGATGGCGCAAGGGGTTGAGGCTAAAGTGGTCGGGTCTGAGCAAAACACAGTAATAAGAAAGAAAAAGAAAAGTGCTTCTTCCGCTGTGGTGAACGATCGGGAGGTGACACATGGTTAA